One Helianthus annuus cultivar XRQ/B chromosome 12, HanXRQr2.0-SUNRISE, whole genome shotgun sequence genomic region harbors:
- the LOC110895090 gene encoding uncharacterized protein LOC110895090 isoform X2, producing MDSESSKRSTRSQKHKETKHDDDFEELYNPKPLQIVQPGEPIPTFDNETLHPIPLKVVRPTKKEYYMSPKFWNEVAIWWPSYTNHPTSGGEPSDPIKEEIDEKPEISVVQPKKEEDDEKQKIPILQPKHEEDEEKPIISVKNFGRK from the exons ATGGATTCAGAGA GTTCTAAGAGATCTACAAGAAGCCAGAAGCATAAAGAAACAAAACATGATGACGATTTCGAAG AGCTGTACAATCCCAAACCACTACAAATTGTACAACCAGGAGAACCAATCCCTACTTTTGATAATGAAACTTTGCATCCCATTCCACTAAAAGTTGTAAGACCAACAAAAAAGGAATATTATATGAGTCCGAAATTTTGGAATGAAGTAGCAATCTGGTGGCCAAGCTATACCAATCATCCTACTTCTGGTGGTGAACCTTCAGATCCCATAAAAGAAGAGATTGATGAGAAACCTGAAATCTCAGTTGTACAACCcaaaaaagaagaagatgatgaaaaacaAAAGATCCCAATCCTACAACCTAAACATGAAGAAGATGAGGAAAAACCTATAATCTCAGTCAAGAATTTTGGAAGGAAGTAG